A window of Strigops habroptila isolate Jane chromosome 5, bStrHab1.2.pri, whole genome shotgun sequence contains these coding sequences:
- the NKX6-2 gene encoding homeobox protein Nkx-6.2: MLAVGQMDANRQSAFVLSSTPLAALHNMAEMKTSLFPYALQNPSSFKAPALGGLNTQLPLGTPHGISDILGRPVGSASNLLGGLPRINGLAASAGMYFNPAAVSRYPKPLAELPGRPPIFWPGVVQGSPWRDPRLACPAQTGMVLDKDGKKKHSRPTFSGQQIFALEKTFEQTKYLAGPERARLAYSLGMTESQVKVWFQNRRTKWRKRHAAEMASAKKKHDSETEKLKESSDNEDDEEYNKPLDPNSDDEKITRLLKKHKPTALSLVSPCSTSSDTL; this comes from the exons ATGTTAGCGGTGGGGCAGATGGATGCTAATCGCCAGAGCGCGTTCGTCCTCAGCAGTACGCCGCTGGCCGCGCTGCACAACATGGCCGAGATGAAGACCTCCCTCTTCCCCTACGCCCTGCAGAACCCCTCCAGCTTCAAGGCGCCGGCCCTGGGCGGGCTCAATACGCAGCTCCCCTTGGGGACGCCGCACGGAATAAGCGACATCCTGGGGCGGCCCGTGGGCTCCGCCAGCAACCTGCTGGGCGGGCTGCCCCGCATCAACGGGCTGGCGGCCTCGGCGGGGATGTACTTCAACCCCGCCGCCGTCTCCCGCTACCCGAAGCCGCTGGCGGAGCTGCCGGGGCGGCCGCCCATCTTCTGGCCGGGAGTGGTGCAGGGCTCTCCTTGGAGAGACCCCCGGCTCGCCTGTCCCG CTCAGACGGGGATGGTTTTGGACAAGGACGGCAAGAAGAAACACTCGCGGCCGACTTTCTCCGGGCAGCAGATTTTTGCTTTGGAGAAAACCTTCGAACAGACGAAGTACTTGGCCGGACCGGAGCGGGCCCGTCTCGCCTATTCCCTCGGGATGACCGAGAGCCAGGTGAAG GTCTGGTTCCAGAACAGAAGGACCAAGTGGCGGAAGCGGCACGCGGCGGAAATGGCCTCGGCGAAGAAGAAGCACGACTCGGAGACGGAGAAGCTGAAGGAGAGCTCAGACAATGAGGATGACGAGGAGTACAACAAGCCCCTGGACCCCAACTCCGACGACGAAAAAATCACGCGGCTACTGAAGAAGCACAAACCCACGGCCCTGTCCCTGGTGagcccctgcagcaccagctcgGACACCTTGTGA